The nucleotide window CGGCGGTAAGGCCAGTGCAGCCACCTGGGGCGCCAGCTGTTCGACAATGGATGTCGCCGTCAGCGACGGGTTGTGCCCGACCACGGTGATGACTCGCTCCTGATTGCGGCGTATCAGTGTGGACGGTTCGCTGGACGCGACGATGTGGGCAAGGGCCGACAGCGGCAAGGGTGTCGAGCCGTCGGCTGGGTAGACCAGGATCCCGCGCAGGTCGGGAGAGGCACTGTTCGCCGTCGCGAGCTCGCGTACCACCAGCGGCACACGGGTTTCGTTGTCCTGCAATGACGAGACTTGAATACCGCCGAAGTGCAGCTGCAGGGCCTGGGCGATGGCTTGGGTATCCACACCGGCGCGTCGGACACTTTGCTGGTCAACCTCGACGGTATAACGGGTCAAGCGCGTGCTCCAGTCATCGCGCACATCCAGTGTGCCCGGCAAGGTGCGCAGCGCTGTCTCGATCTGGCCGGCCAGCGTTCGCAACACGTGCTCGTCCGACCCCACTACTCGATAGATGGCGACACCGGCCTCTGTGGTGCCCAGGGAAAACCGTTTGGGTTCGGCTCGCAATTCAGGGTGCTGTTTGAGCAGATAGCGCCGCATATTGGCGATGACCGCATCGATATCCGTACCGACCTTGACGCTGACGGTGAAGTAAGCGGTTTCCGCAGCCGGCAAAGGCGGGTTGAGACCAAGCACGATACGTGGCCCGCCATCGGCGACGTAGCCGATGCTGTCGACCACCTGGGGTTCCTTGCTCAGCCACAGGCTGATCTCGCGCACACTTTGCAGGGTCTTGCGCGAGCCGCTGCCGGGTTCCAGGGTGATGGGCACCTGAAACTGCAACCGATCCGACTGGGGCAAAAAGTCATAGGGTACGCGCATCAATTCGAAAACGGCGGCGGCCAGCAACACCAGCATGGCAATCAGAAACAAGACTTTGTGCCGTAGCACCCGGCGGATGATGGCTCGATAGCCTCGGTAAAAACCGGTGTCATACGTTTCACCGGACGCCTCGTCGCGCGCGGCCTTGGCGAAATACAGGCACAGCAGCGGCGTAACGGTGATGCTCAATAACCACGAGCCGAGCAGAGTGAGGGCCAGTACGACGGCCAATGAGCGCAGGTATTCATTGGTGCTGGTCTGGCCGAGAAAGAACGGCGAGAACGCCAGCACAATCACCAGCGATGAGGTCAACAACGGAATGGCCAGGGTGCGTCCAGCCTCTTCGCAGGCCTGGCGTCGCGGCTCGCCGGCGTGCAGCCTGCGCTCGATGTCCTCGGCGATCACGATGCCATTGTCCACCAGCAAGCCGAGCGCGAGGATGATCGCGGCGATCGACACGGTTTGCAGCTCGACCCCGAGCATGCGCATGGCGATCAACGTACCCAAGATGGTCAGCGGTACAATGGCACCCACCACCAGCCCGGTACGCCACCCCAGGAACAGCATCACCACGGCCATGACGATGACCACTGTCTCGATCATCACATGCTTCATCTTGGCCATCTGCTGATCGACCACATCGGCCTGGAACGTCACCACATGCGCGGCAAAGCCCAACGGGAGCTGCTGCTCCAGCTGCGCCAAGCGATCGCGCAGTGCTGCGCCGAACTGATGAATGTTCTGCCCCGCAGCCATGGACACGGCAAGCACCACCGCGTCCTGGCCCTGGTACACCGCGGCGGTCTGTGGCGGGTCGGTGGCCATCACCGAAATGTGCGCAATGGCGCCCAGCGGTACCGATTGCGCGGCGCTGGTCGAGCCAGGCAGCTGGATGGGCAACTCGCGCAGTTGCTCCACGCTGAGGACTTCGCCGGTCACGGTGAGGGTGGTGATCTGCCCGCCAATGTCGGCAATGCCACCGGGCGCCAGCACATTCTGCTGCTGCAATTGCTGGAACAGTTGCTGTGGAGACAAGCCCAGCCCTGCCAGGCGCTGCGGGTTGAAATCGATCGACAGCTGTTGCTCCTGCACGCCGTGCAAAGTGACCTGGCCGATGCCGGGCAATCCGCCCAATTGATCGCGCAGGCGCTTCAACGGCCCACGCATCTCGCTCATGCTGTAGCCGGGCGCGGTGACAGCGATGGAGGCGACAGCGACACGCCCGAAATTGTCTTCGACAAACGGCCCTTGGGTGCCGGGTGGAAAGCTGGCGCCGGCTTCGGCGACTTTATTGCGTACCTGTTGCCACAGCACCCCCAGGTCCTTGATTTCATCGCGCGCAGTCACTTGGATGACCACGCTGCCGGGGTGGATCGTGGTCACGATATTTTTGATCTGCGACAGTTCACGCAGCTTTTCTTCCGTAGGCCGGGCCAGCAATTCTTCGGCGCGTTCGCTGGGAAGTCCGGGAAATTGGATACTCACCAGGGCATCGCGAATGGTCACCGAGGGCTCTTCCTGGGTCGGGAAGCTCAGAAACGTCGCCACGCCTGCGACCAGTATCAACAGGGCGGTGAATAACGTCAGGCGGCTCGCACCCAGCGCATGACGGGTCAGGTTGATCATTCGGTTGTGCTCAAACGGCTGGAGGACTGAAGCAGATTGACGGATTGGCCGTCATTGAGAAACGCGACGCCGGTGACGACCACTAGTTCGCCGTCCTTGAGGCCTTTGTCGATGGCTACGCGACCTTGCTCGATCAGGCCAATCGTAATATCACGCAGTGCGACTTTGCCCTGGACCGGGTCATAGACGAATACCTGTACCTGGCTGGCGTCACCACCCATTCGCAGTGCCTGGGTTGGAATGGACAGAGGAAGCGGGGCAGGGGACGCCAACCTGACGTTGAGGTTCACCCCGCTGGGTAGCGTGAGGTCGCTGGCGATCAGGCGAAAGCGTGCGCTTTGCAGCAAGCCGTTCTGCGCCCGCATCGACAGGCCTTCGAGCACCATCGGCATGACAGAAGCGGGCGCGGCCGGGTCGGCCGCCAATGCACGGTCTCCGGGTTTGAGGCCGGCGGCCTGCTCCACCGGGACTTGCACGATGACCTGCAACGCGCCGCTGGCCTCCAGCTCCATCACCACCTGGCCGGGAGACAGTTCGCTGTATAACTGCGCACGTCGGGCCACGATGACACCGTTAAATGGCGCAATCAGTTGGCCCTGGCGCTGATCACGTCGCACCAGCTCCAGCGCCGCTTCATCAGTTGCCTGCTGCGCGACGGCCGCCTGCCACGCCGCTTCGGCTTGCTCCACGGCGCTGGCCGCGACGCTGCCTTGGGCATAGAGCTGTTGCTGGCGGACCTTGTTGCGTTTGCGTTCGCCCGTCTGTGCCGTGCTGGCGAAGAAGGTGGCCTGCGCCTGTTTCAGGCGCAGCCGGACGACTGCTGTGTCAACGCTCGCCAGTACCTGGCCTTGTTTCACCGCATCGCCGACGTCGACGTTCAACGCCACCAAGCGGCCCGCACCTTCGAAGGCCAGCTCTGCGCGTTGGCGTTGGCGTACAACGCCGGTCAAGGGCGTCGCATAGGCCTCTGCCGTGCGCACGGCGGTGACCTTGATGGACCTTACGGCCTGCTCCTGCACGGGATTCTCGCGTGAGCAGGCGGCCATCATGAGGCAGGCAAGACCGAGCATCAGGTGAAGAGCCCAAGGACGAAACAGCTGAGGACAACGACGCATGCCTGGGACCTCGGTATCAGAAGGTGTAGTTGATCGCGAACATGCCCAGGCCTGCGTTTTCACGCGCGACCAGCGGGCTGTTGCTGGCCTGGTCGGTGTAACGGGACAGCGTCAGGCTGGCCAGCGTCGACCAATGCGCATCCAGCGTGTGCTGCCAGTTCAAGGCCGCGGAATAGGCATAGATCCCGGCATCGGCGCTGTATCGCCCGTAGAGGGAACGCTGGCTCTGTTCCTGGGTGACCCCGAAGAAGGTCTGGTTGTAGCGGCCATCGCCAGCATGGGCGTCGATGTCCAGGGCAAGCGTGTCGCTGTCGGAATGGAACAGGATGCCTTCCAGGCCAAATCGATAACGGTTGCCACGGTGCTCGCCGGCCAC belongs to Pseudomonas sp. B21-028 and includes:
- a CDS encoding efflux RND transporter periplasmic adaptor subunit, which encodes MRRCPQLFRPWALHLMLGLACLMMAACSRENPVQEQAVRSIKVTAVRTAEAYATPLTGVVRQRQRAELAFEGAGRLVALNVDVGDAVKQGQVLASVDTAVVRLRLKQAQATFFASTAQTGERKRNKVRQQQLYAQGSVAASAVEQAEAAWQAAVAQQATDEAALELVRRDQRQGQLIAPFNGVIVARRAQLYSELSPGQVVMELEASGALQVIVQVPVEQAAGLKPGDRALAADPAAPASVMPMVLEGLSMRAQNGLLQSARFRLIASDLTLPSGVNLNVRLASPAPLPLSIPTQALRMGGDASQVQVFVYDPVQGKVALRDITIGLIEQGRVAIDKGLKDGELVVVTGVAFLNDGQSVNLLQSSSRLSTTE
- a CDS encoding efflux RND transporter permease subunit, which translates into the protein MINLTRHALGASRLTLFTALLILVAGVATFLSFPTQEEPSVTIRDALVSIQFPGLPSERAEELLARPTEEKLRELSQIKNIVTTIHPGSVVIQVTARDEIKDLGVLWQQVRNKVAEAGASFPPGTQGPFVEDNFGRVAVASIAVTAPGYSMSEMRGPLKRLRDQLGGLPGIGQVTLHGVQEQQLSIDFNPQRLAGLGLSPQQLFQQLQQQNVLAPGGIADIGGQITTLTVTGEVLSVEQLRELPIQLPGSTSAAQSVPLGAIAHISVMATDPPQTAAVYQGQDAVVLAVSMAAGQNIHQFGAALRDRLAQLEQQLPLGFAAHVVTFQADVVDQQMAKMKHVMIETVVIVMAVVMLFLGWRTGLVVGAIVPLTILGTLIAMRMLGVELQTVSIAAIILALGLLVDNGIVIAEDIERRLHAGEPRRQACEEAGRTLAIPLLTSSLVIVLAFSPFFLGQTSTNEYLRSLAVVLALTLLGSWLLSITVTPLLCLYFAKAARDEASGETYDTGFYRGYRAIIRRVLRHKVLFLIAMLVLLAAAVFELMRVPYDFLPQSDRLQFQVPITLEPGSGSRKTLQSVREISLWLSKEPQVVDSIGYVADGGPRIVLGLNPPLPAAETAYFTVSVKVGTDIDAVIANMRRYLLKQHPELRAEPKRFSLGTTEAGVAIYRVVGSDEHVLRTLAGQIETALRTLPGTLDVRDDWSTRLTRYTVEVDQQSVRRAGVDTQAIAQALQLHFGGIQVSSLQDNETRVPLVVRELATANSASPDLRGILVYPADGSTPLPLSALAHIVASSEPSTLIRRNQERVITVVGHNPSLTATSIVEQLAPQVAALALPPGYRIELGGEIEDSADANQALLQYLPHALIAMLLLFVWQFNSLRKLLIVVSAIPFVLIGVAVALLITGYPFGFMATFGLLSLAGIIVNNAVLLLERIEAEIHEGLPVYEAVVNAAVKRLRPIVMTKLTCIIGLIPLMLFAGPLWEGMAITLMGGLALGTLVTLGLIPVLYVLLFTPRTWGMVSRQQKP